The following are encoded together in the Triticum dicoccoides isolate Atlit2015 ecotype Zavitan chromosome 6B, WEW_v2.0, whole genome shotgun sequence genome:
- the LOC119326586 gene encoding SKP1-like protein 1: MVTSDAGEKKMLMLKSSDGEEFEVEEVVAMESQTIRHMIEDDCADKAIPIHNINSEILSKVIEYCNKHVPAKPGNVASGSPGAATSNTMPPAALGKDLKLWDAEFIKFNHATLFDLIQAASYLKIKGLLDLTCQTVVDMIRGKTPEEIRNFFNIKNDYLPEEEEKIRRGNQWAFQ, translated from the exons ATGGTGACCTCGGACGCGGGCGAGAAGAAGATGCTCATGCTCAAGTCGTCTGACGGTGAGGAGTTTGAGGTGGAGGAGGTGGTCGCAATGGAATCGCAGACCATCCGCCACATGATTGAGGATGATTGCGCTGACAAAGCCATCCCGATCCACAACATCAACTCCGAGATCCTCTCCAAGGTCATCGAGTACTGCAACAAACATGTCCCGGCCAAGCCAGGCAACGTCGCCAGTGGATCCCCTGGTGCCGCTACGTCTAACACCATGCCTCCCGCCGCCCTAGGCAAGGACCTCAAGCTGTGGGACGCAGAATTCATCAAGTTCAACCATGCCACCCTCTTCGACCTCATCCAG GCTGCAAGTTACCTCAAGATCAAGGGGTTGTTGGACCTGACCTGCCAGACTGTTGTCGACATGATTAGGGGCAAAACTCCGGAGGAGATCCGTAATTTCTTCAACATCAAGAATGACTACttgccagaggaggaggaaaagATCCGCAGGGGGAACCAATGGGCATTTCAGTAG